The Cryptococcus gattii WM276 chromosome D, complete sequence region ACTAACTCGGGCCTGATATAGTCGTAGTAAGGATCCACAACCTCGACCCCCTCCACACCACCTCCTCCGCCCTTCCCGTGCTCCCCGATCACAGCGCCAGGTCCCTGAAAATCCACCGCTCCATACTCATGGTACAAATTCCACGCGGGCGCGAATTTGAATTGACCGGTAGTGACGACGACAGGTTTGGAATGTGTCTTCGCCGCGAGGGCACAAGCAAGGGATCCGGAGAGCGCGAATAAACCGCCATTGGCAAGGACAGAGTGAGCACCCAGGATGACTTTTGTGACTCGCGGAAGAAGGGCGTGGATGGAGGAATCGGGGATGAGGAGGGTAGGGATGCCGGagggggagagggaagaggcAAGTGAGTGACCGAGATAGGATGGTGCCGATTCGGCAATGATGACGGTAAATTTACGGTCTTTGTAGGCTTGTTTGAGGAAAGCTTCGACTGTTCTGGAGTGACCCATCGTCAAGATGATTTCGCTACCTTGTATTAGCGGTCCAGGTGCGAGCAAAGTAATTGTATAATACTTACGAAGAGTGAATGTGCTCCCTTGCGCCCTTGGCAACATCCTCATGCGTCGTCTCCAGCTCACCAACAACTTCCTCGATCGCCTGAATCAACAAGGGTTTGAGCTTAGCGCTATGCTTCATAAATTCATCACTATCCACACCGGCCCCCGGTGTCGACACTCCAGGAGAACCTCTGCCATGCCCATTCCCAGGAGGAGTCGCAAACAAATTCGCCGTAATCGCCGAGTATCCCTCTGCTCCTCCCCCACTAAGTGCACCACTCCTTTCCATCTGAGCCCGAGAGTGTCGCATGGCCACAAAGTTTGAGAGTGAAGTTTGGCGGGACATTTGAATATGTGTAGGGAAGTACTGAGCGTCAGCCGCAGCAGATTGGGCGGCAGAAAGGTAGTGGTCTAAAGGTGCGTTGAGACCTGGTGTGCTGGGACCAATAAGAGGAGTGGAAGGGATGGAGCTGGGGGCGGATGAGACATGGGCTGCGGCGGCGGCCCGGTATTCTTCCCGGATGAGACGGAGGATTCGACGAATGATGTTGGAGGCGGCGAGTTCTAC contains the following coding sequences:
- a CDS encoding eukaryotic translation initiation factor 2B, subunit 2, putative (Similar to TIGR gene model, INSD accession AAW46619.1) — its product is MWLTSSQQMQKSTDPNARLTDTLCTSLRRRQIVGSLNVALATAALIQSIVRSAKYNTIDELLALIKAVGRKLTEANPKELAASNIIRRILRLIREEYRAAAAAHVSSAPSSIPSTPLIGPSTPGLNAPLDHYLSAAQSAAADAQYFPTHIQMSRQTSLSNFVAMRHSRAQMERSGALSGGGAEGYSAITANLFATPPGNGHGRGSPGVSTPGAGVDSDEFMKHSAKLKPLLIQAIEEVVGELETTHEDVAKGAREHIHSSEIILTMGHSRTVEAFLKQAYKDRKFTVIIAESAPSYLGHSLASSLSPSGIPTLLIPDSSIHALLPRVTKVILGAHSVLANGGLFALSGSLACALAAKTHSKPVVVTTGQFKFAPAWNLYHEYGAVDFQGPGAVIGEHGKGGGGGVEGVEVVDPYYDYIRPELVNLFVTNEGDHPPSYIYRLIKEAYDDEDVEI